The genomic DNA GTCTTGGCGTAGTTCTTCACCGAGGCGGGGGCGCGGCGGTCGGAGTTGCCCTCGCGCAGCACCGGGTTCACGGCGCTGCCCTTGACCTTGTCGTAGCGGGCGCGGATGTCGCGCTCCTCGTCGGTCTTCGGGTCGTCCGGGTAGTCCGGCAGCGCGTAGCCCTGCTCCTGGAGCTCGGCGACCGCGGCCTTCAGCTGCGGAATCGACGCCGAGATGTTCGGCAGCTTGATGATGTTCGCCTCGGGCGTCTTGGCGAGCTCACCGAGCTCCGCGAGCGCGTCGGGGATGCGCCGGCCGTCCTCCAGGTACTCGGGGAAGAGGGCGATGATGCGCCCGGCCAGCGAGATGTCACGGGTCTCCACGGCGACACCCGCCTGCGACGCGTACGCCTGGACCACCGGCAAGAACGAATACGTCGCCAGGGCCGGGGCCTCGTCAGTGTGCGTGTAGATGATGGTCGAGTCAGTCACCGGGTGCTCCGCTCCACGTCTGCAACATTGCTCGACATCAAGATATCTCGTGATGGGGTCCCACTCGACAGGACCCTGCGTGCCCGGGCCCGCGGCCGCCCTGATCGGCTCGGCGGGGGCGTCGATCGGCTCGGGGGTGAGCTGCGCGTCGGTCCCGCGGCGTACGGCGGAGACGGGCGGCCTATGGCATGGGCACGCCCGGCGGGGGAGACCGTCGGCGCCCCGTCTTCCGTACCGCCGGCGGGCGGGGAGACCGTCGGCGCCCCCGCCTTCCGGACCCGCTCACGGCCGTTCTTCCGGACCCGCAGTACAGCGCGAGGACCAACGGCTGCCGACCTCGCCGGGCCGGCCGGTGTCCTCCGTCCGGTCTGTTCTTTGCGCCGCGCCGCGCCACGCAAACCGGCCGACCGGCGCCTCCGGCCGGTCCGTCTTTCGCGCCGCGCCGCCGGCCGGCGCACCCCCCGCCGATCCGTCCCTCGCGCCGCGCAGCCGGACGCGCGGGGGCCGCCCCGATGGGACCGCGCCCCGACGCGACCGCGCCCCGGGAGCCCGTCAGCGGGCTCTCGCGGTCGCCTCGCGGGTCACTGGTCGAGCAGGGCGGACGCCGGGCCGCCCTGCCCGGCCGGCAGGTCGTCGCCGGTGCGCTGATGCGGGATCGACACGGACCCCTGCTGCAACGCGACCGTCCGGGCCGGGGCCGGAATGCGGATGCCTTCCTCGCGGTAGCGCTTGTGGAGGCGCTTGATGAACTCGTGCTTGATGCGGTACTGGTCGCTGAACTCGCCGACGCCCAGGATGACCGTGAGACCGATGCGCGAGTCGCCGAACGTGTGGAAGCGGACGGCCGGTTCGTGGTCGGGCACCGCGCCGGTGATCTCCGTCATCACCTCGGCGACGACTTCGGTGGTGACCGTTTCGACGTGCTCGAGGTCGCTGTCGTAGCCGACACCCACCTGCACCAGCAGGGTCATCTGCTGTTCCGGCCGGGTGAAGTTGGTCATGTTCGTCCCCGCCAGCTGGCCGTTGGGGATGATGACCAGGTTGTTGGAGAGCTGGCGGACGGTCGTCTGACGCCAGTTGATGTCGACGACATAGCCCTCCTCGCCGCTGGTCAGCCGGATGTAGTCGCCCGGCTGGACCGTTTTGGAGGCGAGGATGTGGATGCCCGCGAAGAGGTTGGCGAGGGTGTCCTGAAGGGCGAGCGCGACGGCCAGACCGCCCACGCCCAGGGCGGTGAGCAGGGGCGCTATGGAGATGCCCAGGGTCTGGAGCATCACCAGGAAGCCCATGGCCAGCACCACGACCCGGGTGATGTTGACGAAGATCGTGGCCGATCCCGCGACTCCGGACCGGGACTGCGTGACCGCCCGCACCAGGCCGCTGATCACCCGGGCCGCCGTCAGCGTCACGACGGCGATGAGCAGCACGGTCAGCGTCTGGCTGACGTGGTGTCCGACCGACTTGGTGAGCGGCAGCGCCGTGGCCGCGGCAGCCGCGCCACCGGTGATCGCCGCCCATGGCACGACCGTGCGCAGTGCGTCCACGATGACGTCGTCCCCGCTCCAGCGGGTGCGCAGCGCGTGCTTGCCCAGCCAGCGCATCAGCATGCGCAGCAGGAAGGCCGCCACCAGGCCCGCGGCCAGGGCGATGCCGGCGACCATCAGGTCGTCCAGGGTGAGGGCGCGGTTCATCGGTCGCCTCCCGCGGGAGAGGCGGAACGGTCGCCCGGCCGGATGTGAAGTCTCGTCACTTGCCACCTGCTTGGAATCCGAGATGCACGATGACGTCCGGACGGGTGTTCGCCCGTCCGGCGCGAACGCTCATCCTGCCGCATGTTCCCGCACGTCCGTCACCACGTCGGCGCGGAGCGGCCATTGACGCCCGGCCGCGCTCCGGGGGAGACCGGCCGGCACGCGGTGAGCACCGGCGACGGGCGGCGCTGGGCCTCGATGCCGGGCCGGCAGGAGTGAGAGCGCGTGCGTCGAACCGGCCCGTCCGCAGGTCAGTTGGGACACCTGGGACCGGAGCGCCCCTCGATCCGGCCGTCGCCGTACCCGGAATTGGCCTGGATACGCCGTCGGCTCACCCCTGCTCGCCGAACGACCCGTGGCGTCCGGCGCCCGCCGCGAAGCGGGCCGCGCCCTCCACGCCCTGGGCCAGTACCCGCATGCCGTGACGGAGTTCACCGCGCATCGCCGTCGTCTCGTCCAGGCCCTCCTGGTCGAGGACGGAGGCCCGGTCGCCGCGCAGGCAGTCCTGGGGGAAGCGGCCGATGGCGGCGGCCAGCTCCTCGGCCTCCGCGCGGGCGCGGCCCGGCGGGACCAGGCGGTTGGCGAGCCCCATCTCGTACGCCTCCCGGGCCGGCACCGGGCGGCCGGTGAGGATCATGTCCATGGCCCGGCTGGTGCCGATCAGCCGGGGGAGCCGCACGGTGCCGCCGTCGATGAGCGGTACGCCCCAGCGACGGCAGAAGACCCCGAAGACGGCGTCCTCCTCGGCGACCCGCAGATCGCACCAGAGCGCCAGCTCCAGACCGCCGGCCACGGCATGCCCCGCGACCGCCGCGATCACCGGCTTCGACAGCGTCATCCGGGTCGGTCCCATCGGCCCGTCGCCGTCCTGAGCGACCCGGTTGCCGCGCTCGCCCCCGACCGCCTTGAGATCGGCGCCCGCGCAGAAGGTGCCGCCCTCGCCCCACAGCACCGCCACCCGCGCCGTCTCGTCGGCCTCGAACTCCCGGAAGGCGGCGGCGAGCTCGGCGGCGGTCGGCCCGTCCACGGCGTTCCGGGCGGCCGGGCGGGAGAGGACGACCGTGCTGACGTATCCCTGGCGTTCGATCCGGACCGACATCGGGCTGACCCCTTCGCGCGACGGGAGCGGGCTGGCCCGGCCGAGGCTACTCCCGGGTATCCGCTGTCGGTGGTCGCGGCGAGGCAAAGGCCGCTCTCAGATCACCTTCAGCCGCACCAGCGCACCCAGCGTCAGCGCCCCGGGCAGCAGAGGCAGCCAGACCGTGATGATCCGGTACGCCAGGACCACGGCCGTCGCCACGGCCGCCGGACCACCCGCCGCGACCAGGGCGACAACGAGTGCCGCCTCCACCGAGCCGATTCCGCCGGGCGTGGGCACCAGAGCGACCGCGGCCGTCGCCGCCAGATACGCGACCGCCATGTGCAGGGGCGGGACCGGCAGGCCCAACGCCTGCCCCACGGCGGCAAGGCCGGCCGCCTGGAGCGCGGGGAACGCGAGCGCGCCGCCCCACAGGGCGAGCGCGCGGGCCGGGCGGGCGTGCACCGAGCGGGCCTCGCCGAGCGCCGTCCGCAGGAAGGAGAGCACGGCCGTGCGCAGCCGTCGTACGAGCAGCAGCACCGTCACGGCGAGACCCAGCGCTCCGGCCACCGCGAGCAGAAGGGGGCCGAGCGCTCCGTCGGGCACGAGGGAGCCGAGGTGGAGGGCGTCCGGGAAGGCGATCAGCAGGACCAGCAGCAGGGCCAGGCGGGTGATCGCCTCCGCGAGCATGTACAGCGCGAGCGCGGCCGAGGAGCGTGCGAGCGGCACGCCGCACACCGTCATGAAACGGAGGTTGACGGCGCTCGCGCCCAGCCCGGTGGGCAGCAGATGGTTGGCCGCGCCCGCCGCGAACTGCGTGGCGAGCAGCCGCCGCGCGGGCAGCCGCTCGACGACCGCGCCCTGCCGGGTGACGGCGGCCGCGACCCAGGTGAGACAGGTCGCGGCGACCGCGACCGCCAGCCATGGCCACCGGGCCGTCGCCAGCTGGCCGAAGCCCTCGGTGAGCACGGACCGCTGGCGCACCGCGACCACCAGCACGAGCAGGAGCGGGACCAGGCACAGGACCTGGCGGACCGGGACGCGCCGGGGGAGCTGCTGGGGAAGTCGAACCGCTGTCACATCGGGAGAGGGTTTCCACACCGCACCAACGTGGGGTTGCGGGCACGGGGCCGGCGGCTGACACGCCGGGCACGTCATCGGGTTGCTCGTGGGGTCCTCCTCGGGTGCGCACCTCACCGGACGGACGTTCTTGTGTGGGTACCTCACCGGTCGGACGTTGACCTCAAGATTGCTTGAGGTTCTAACGTTCCTCCCATGAGTATGGAGACCACCGCCTGGACCCAGTTGCACAGCGTCATGAACGCGCAGCGGGAGACCCGCCCCTTCGCCCGTGCGACGCTGCGCCGCATCGCCGCGTTCGCCCGCCCGCACCGCCGCCGTATCGCGCAGTTCGTCGTGCTCAGCGTGGTGACCGCGCTGCTCGCCGTCGCGACACCGGTGCTCGCCGGACGCGTCGTCGACGCGATCGTGTCGGGTGGCGACGAGAGCACGGTCGTACGCCTGGCCGTCCTCATCGCGGTCATCGCGCTCGCCGAGGCCGGACTCGGACTCGTCAGCCGCCTGCTGTCGGCGACCCTCGGAGAAGGGCTCATCCTCGATCTGCGCACGGCTGTGTTCGATCATGTGCAGCGCATGCCGGTCGCGTTCTTCACACGTACTCGTACGGGCGCGCTGGTCAGTCGTCTCAACAACGACGTGATCGGCGCCCAGCGCGCGTTCAGCAACACCCTGTCCGGAGTCGTCGGCAATGTGGTGACCCTGCTGCTCACCCTCGCCGTGATGCTCACCCTGTCCTGGCCGATCACCCTGCTCGCGCTGGCGCTGCTGCCGGTCTTCGTGCTGCCCGCCCGGCGGATGGGCAGCCGGATGGCGAAGCTCCAGCGGGAGGCCGCGGACCTGAACGCGGCCATGGGGACCCGGATGACGGAGCGGTTCTCGGCGCCGGGTGCCACGCTGGTGAAGCTCTTCGGCCGGCCCGACGAGGAGTCCGCCGAGTTCGCGGCGCGGGCCCGGCGGGTGCGGGACATCGGGGTGCGTACGGCGATGGCGCAGTGGGCGTTCATCACGGCGCTGACGCTCGTTTCCGCCCTGGCCCTCGCCCTTGTCTACGGCCTCGGTGGCTGGTTCGCCCTGCGCGGCCGCCTCGAGCCGGGCGCCGTCGTCTCGCTCGCCCTCCTGCTGACCCGCCTCTACGCGCCGCTGACCTCCCTCGCGGGGGCGCGCGTCGAGGTCATGAGCGCCCTGGTGAGCTTCGAGCGCGTCTTCGAAGTGCTGGATCTGAAGCCGCTCATCGAGGAGAAGGCGGACGCGCGCGCGGTGCCGGACGGCCCGGCGTCGGTGGAGTTCGACAACGTCCGCTTCGGCTACCCGGCGGCGGACAAGGTGTCCCTCGCCTCGCTGGAGGAAGTGGCCGCCCTGGACACCCGCGGCGGCGCGGAGGTCCTGCACGGCGTCTCCTTCCGTGCCGAACCCGGGCAGACGGTGGCGCTGGTCGGCTCGTCCGGCGCCGGCAAGTCGACCATCGCCCAGCTGCTGCCGCGGCTGTACGACGCCGACGAGGGCACCGTACGCATCGGGGGCGTCGACGTACGCGACCTGAGCGCGCCGTCGCTGCGGGCCACGCTCGGGATGGTCACCCAGGACGGGCACCTGTTCCACGACTCGGTACGGGCGAACCTGCTGCTGGCGCGCCCCTCGGCCGCCGAGGACGAACTGTGGGACGTCCTGCGCCGGGCCCGCCTCGACGAGCTCGTACGCTCCCTGCCCGACGGCCTCGACACCGTGGTCGGCGAGCGCGGCTACCGGCTCTCCGGCGGCGAGCGCCAGCGCATGACCATCGCCCGTCTGCTGCTCGCCCGCCAGCGCGTGGTGATCCTCGACGAGGCGACCGCCCATCTCGACAACACCTCCGAGGCGGCCGTCCAGGAGGCGCTCGCCGAGGCGCTCGCGGGGCGCACGGCCGTGGTCATCGCGCACCGACTGTCCACGGTGCGGGCCGCGGACGTGATCCTGGTCGTCGAGGCCGGCCGGATCGTGGAGCGGGGCACGCACGAGCAACTGCTCGCGGCGGACGGGCGGTACGCGGAACTGCACCGCACACAGTTCGGGAAGCCCGTGCCGGGGGCGGCGGAGGTCGCCGAGGCGGGGGAGGCGGTGGCCTAGCAGGGAACCGCACCGTGTTCGCGGTGGCGTCACCCGGTGGCGACGCCGCGAGCAGGGTCAGGCAAACTGCTGTACGAGCCGGGAAGTTTGCCGCGGATGAGGAGAGGCCGTCCTGGCCGATTCTGTCCGATAGGTGGCCGAATCGGTCTCATGAGGCGCTGATACTTTACGAGTACCTCACAATAATCACTGATAATTTACGTGGGGCGCGAAGTACCGACTAGATCGGGCAGGGGGGCTCGCGGTCGCATCTGCGGCAGCTGCATCTATCCGCGCGCAAGTGCGAGTGCGGAGGGAGATGCAGTCATGACCAGTGCATGTCATCGCAGACTGGTGCGTTCCGGGGACGGCGCAAGCCCGGGGAGTGCGGCGTGACCGAGCCGGAGGCCGGAGCCGGTCCGCGCCGCCGTCGCGCTGCCCCGAAGCAGCCCTGGCACCGCCGTGTCCTCAGCTCCTTCACGACCTCGGCGGACGCGGAGGCGGGGGCCGCGGAGCGCCCCTCGGCCCGGCCGGCCGACGGGGCGGCCAGTGCGCACCGCCGCGGCGCCCGCCGCAAGGCGGCGGAGCCCACGGCGATCGCGCGTGTCACCGTCCGTCTCACGCCCTACGCCCGACGGCTCAAGCCGGAGTACCCGCGGCCGGGCCTCGACGGCTGGCGGCGCTGGATGCCCTCCGTGCGCCAGTGGCTGGGGATCTGCCTCGTCTCCCTGGGCCTGAGCGGCACGTTCCTGGCCGTCGCCTACGCGGCGACCGACATACCGGACAACCTGAACACGTACGCCACCCAGCAGGACAACGTCTACTTCTGGGCCGACGGGACACCCATGGCCCGCACCGGCTGGGTGCGTCGGCAGGCGATGCCGCTGAAGGACATACCCGAGGATGTGCGCTGGGCGGTCCTGGCGGCGGAGAACGCGAGCTTCTACTCCGACCCCGGCATCTCCGTCAGCGGCATCGGCCGCGCGCTGTGGCGCACCGTGGGCGAGGGGGACACGCAGGGCGGGTCCACCATCACCCAGCAGTACGTGAAGAACGTCTATCTGACCCAGAACCGCTCCGTGACCCGCAAGTTCACCGAGGCGATGATCGCCGTCAAGCTGGACCAGCGGATGAGCAAGGACCAGATTCTGGAGGGCTACCTCAACACCAGCTGGTTCGGCCGCGGCACCTACGGCATCCAGCGCGCCTCGCAGGCCTACTACGGCAAGGACGTCGGGGAACTCAACGCCAGCGAGGCCGCCCTCCTCGCCTCCCTGCTCAAGGGAGCCGGCCTCTACGACCCCACCCTGAGCCAGGCCAACCACCAGCGGGCCGTGGAGCGGTGGAAGTGGATCCTCGACCGCATGGTGGAGCTCGGCAAGCTGTCGCCCACCGAGCGGGCCAAGTACACGCACTTCCCCGAGCCGACCAAGCAGGCGCAGACGTACGACACCGGCAACCAGAGCGACTACCTGGTGGAGCTGGCGGCCCAGTACGCCAAGAAGGCCGGACACATCTCGGACAAGCAGTTCGACCTCGGTGGCTACCAGATCTACACCACCTTCGACAAGAAGCGGGAGGAGGCGCTCACCGCCGCCGTGAAGAAGGCCCGCAAGAAGGCGCAGAAGGACGACAAGGGCAAGGCCGAAACCGCCCACTACGGGGGCTCTTCGGTGGCTGCCGACGGCCGGATCCTCGCCGTCTACGGCGGACCCGATCACCGCAAACAGGGCTTCAACGAGTCCAACGCCTCCACCGTCCCGGCCGGTTCGGCGTTCCTGCCGTTCGTCTACGCCGCCGCGCTGGAGCACGGCGTGCACAAGGACCGCGGATCCACGACGACTCCCGTCACCCCGGATTCCGTATACAACGGTGACGACGGCGTCCCCGTCACCACGCCCGAGGGTCCCTACTGGGACCGCAGCGGCAAGAAGGTCGCCGCCCACAACGACGGCGGCACGTCCTGGGGGCAGATCACGCTGCGCAAGGCGCTCGCCGAGTCCGTGAACACCCCCTTCATGCAACTGGGCATGGACGCCGGCCTGGCCACGGTCCGCGAGACCGCCGAGGCGACGGGCATGCTGTCGTCCAGCATGGGGCCGCAGGTGCCCACCCTGTCCCTGGGCACCTCGACGCCCAGCGCGATCCGGATGGCCAGTTCCTACGCCACCTTCGCGGCCGGCGGCACCCACACCGCGCCCTACTCGGTGCGCCGCGTCACCCGCAACGGCTCCAAGGTCGACCTCGACACCCCGCGCCCCCGTCGCGCGGTCGGCGCCGATGTCGCCCGTCAGGTCACCGACGCGCTCACGGACTCCTTCCGCACCCAACACCCCACCGCGGCACCCGCGTCGGCGCAGGTCGCCGGGAAGGCCGGCACGACGGACAAGGACACCGCCGCCTGGTACGTCGGCACGAACCGCTCGGTCTCCACCGCGGTGGTCGTCTACCGGATGGACCTGACCAAGAGCCTCGAACCCCTGCCACTGAAGGGGATCGCCGGTACTCCCGCAACCGGCGTCCCCTACGACATCTGGTCGAGTGCCATGAGTCCCCTCGGCTGACGCCGGGGGCCGGGCACAGCGCTCCGTTCTCCCTCCCTCCTCGAAGAATGCGCCTTCCATGACATCGAATGCCGGACGTCGACGCCGCCGCCGTGCCCCTCTGGCCGACCGTCGAGCGGCGCTGACCAGCCGTACCGGGATCGTCACCATGGCGGTCCTGCTCGTCGTCGCCTGCATCGCCGCGACCTTCCTGGCGTTGAACGGCACGGACGACACGAAGCCGACCGCGTCGTCCACCGACGGCGGACGCTCCGGCGACGACACCGACAAGTCGACGAGCGAGCCCAAGTGGGACGGCAAGACGAAGGTGCTCGGCGACGGTTCCACGTCGTACACCGGGCCGCAGAAGGGACAGCTCAAGCCGGAGCGGCTCAAGCCCGGTGAGAAGCCGCCCCAGTTCGTGGTCTTCTCCTGGGACGGCGCTCTGCAGGGCGACGACCAGCTCTTCTCGCACTACCGGGAGTTGGCCAAGGAGTACAACGCCCATATGACGTTCTTCCTGACGGGCATCTATGTGCTGCCCAAGGCCAAGAAGACGCTCTACGAACCGCCGATGCACTCGCCGGGCTCCTCCGCGATCAGCTACCCCACCGACGAGCACATCCGCACCACGCTGACGGAGCTCGGCAAGGCGTGGAAGGACGGCAACGAGATCGGAACCCACTTCAACGGCCACTTCTGCGACGCCAAGGGCGGCAAGGACTGGAGCGTGGCGGACTGGGAGAGCGAGATCAAGCAGTTCTTCTCGTTCGTCGAGAAGTGGAAGACCAACACCGGCTACACCGATCTGCCGGCCCTCCCGTTCGATGCCAAGCGCGAGATCAGCGGGGGGCGCGCACCCTGCCTGGAGGGCCAGAAGAACCTGCTCAAGGCCATGCGGGCGACGGCCAAGGACTACAACTGGCGCTACGACGCCAGCTCCGCGGGCGACTTCCAGATATGGCCCGCCAAGAAGAACGGCATCTGGGACTTCCCGCTGCAGATGCTCCCCTACGAGGGCGGCAAGTACCAGGGACTGTCCATGGACTTCAACTTCCTCTACAACCAGTCCGACGGCGAGACTGAGGGCGATCCGGTCCAGTACCCGCAGTGGCAGGCGGAGACCGTGCAGTCCTACATGGCCGGCTTCAACCGCGTGTACTACGGCAGCCGCGCACCCCTGTTCATCGGCAACCACTTCGAGAACTGGAACGGCGGCATCTACATGGAGGCCGTCGACCAGGTCATCAAGAACGTGTGCACCAAGAAGGGCGTCCGCTGCGTGTCCTTCCGTGAGCTGGCCGACTGGATGGACGCGCAGACCCCCGAGGTGCGGGCACAGCTGCGCACCCTGGACCCGGCCCAGTCGCCCGACTGGTCGGAGGTCGTCAAGTAGCAACCGGCCTGCCCGGCAGGCGAGTTCCCGCTGCCGGACGATGCGGCGGATCAACCGGAATCAACCTCTCCACGCGGTCTCCATCATTGCGGAGATCGTGCGAAGATTCCGTCCCCGGCATCGAAGCCGGGGTAGAGGGGAAAACTCAGTGAGATCAAGGATATTGAGCCGCAGACGCGCCACCGTCCTCGCGGTCGCCGTCTCGGCGGCGCTGCTGCCCGTCTCGGCCGCCGGTGCGGCCACCGGCTCGGCAGCCACTTCCGGCACGGCCGACCGGGCGACGACCGACGCCTTCGGCCGCATCGCCGACGCGGTGCTCACCGACCGCACCGCGGCGCTGCTCGACCGGCAGCAGCTGAAGTCCACGGCCGCGAAGATCAAAGGCGGTGTGCGACTGTCCTCGGCGCTGACGAAGACCGAGGGGACGGCACTGTCCGCGCTGCGCGGCCGGCAGTCCCGGCTCGCGGCCCTGGGGGAGGCGTACACCGCCGCCGACACCCGGGTCGGCGTCGACAAGACCCGCATCAAGGGCTCACGCGCCACGGTCGAGGTCACCGAGACCACGGTCCTGACCTACAAGAAGATCCGTGGCGACGAGCCGCGCACGACCGGCTTCAAGGCCCACCACGAACTGACCTTCGTCGCGCAGGCGGACGGCACGTGGAAGCTGTCGGGCCTGCGCTCCACGGACAAGGGCCCGCGCGCCGTCAACGAGCCCGTCACGACGGCGCCGGCGAAGGTGCGCCCGTCGGCCGTCATCGACGCCCCGCGGGCGGCCACCACCTACCCGGCGCCGGCCAACCCGAAGCAGACCACCGGTACCGGCTACGACTACACGGCGATGGCCGCCTACGCCGAGAAGTACTGGAAGAACTACAACACGGCCTACCGGAAGTTCAACGGGGTCGGCGGTGACTGCACCAACTTCGTGAGCCAGAGCCTGCTGGCGGGCAAGTGGCAGCCGATCAGCACCGTGACCCCGGAGGAGTACGACACCTGGTACTACGTCGCCAACGGCCAGTCCGACTCCTGGGCGGGCGTGAACGAGTGGTCCTGGTTCACCCAGACCGCCAAGCGCACCACACCGCTGGCGAACGTCTACCAGCTGGACGTCGGTGACGTCCTGCAGATGGACTTCGACAAGGACGGGTCCAAGGACCACACCATGATCACGTCCTACCGCGGCTCCAACGGCGTCCCGTACCTGACGTACCACGACGCCGACACCTACCGCCGGTCGCTGTCGAGCCTCATCGCGTCCTACCCGACCGCGGCGTTCTACGGGTACCGCACCTGAGCACAGGAGCCTCGCCGCACCATGGGCCGCCGTGGTGCGGCGAGGCTCTCGGTGCGCTGGCCGGCCCTGCCTGCGCGCCATGGGCTCCAGCCGCCTGAGCGGCTGGTTTTGCTCGACTTCCTCCTGAGTGTCAGCGGTGGTCCGTACGCTCGGTGGCATGGAGGGGAACGAAGGGAAGCCGGTACGCGGTGCGGAAGCCGATGCCGAGGCCTGGCAGCGGCTGAGTGCGTACTCCTACCTCAGCGCGCCCGAGCGCCTGGAGTACGTCGCGGTGATGCGGGTGTTCTGCGGCACGCTGCTCGCGGACCTGTCCGTACCCGACCTCCTCGCGAAGCTGGCCGAGAAGGGCGGGCCGGGAGCAGCGCTGGACGCGGAGACGCTCACCCGCAGGCTCGAAGAGCTCGTGCGCTGGGGCAATCTGCTGCGTAGCACGCACACGGTCAGGGCGACGAGCATCGCCGAATATCAGCGCTCGCGGTCCCGCTACCAGCTGTCGAAGCTGGGGGAGCGCGTACAGCGCGACGCGGACGAGGTACTGGCCGGGGCCGACGCGGCACGCGAGGTGAGCAGCGAGCTGCTGGCCCTCGTCGACCGCGGCCTGCGGGAGATCGCCGCCATGGCCGCGGCACCGGGCGGTGCCGATCCGCAGCAGGCCCTGGAGCGGATCAGCACGCTCTTCGTGCAGTTCGCCGAATTCGCCGAGTCCGTCCGGGACTTCTACGCCTACCTGGGCCAGGTG from Streptomyces avermitilis MA-4680 = NBRC 14893 includes the following:
- a CDS encoding mechanosensitive ion channel family protein; the encoded protein is MNRALTLDDLMVAGIALAAGLVAAFLLRMLMRWLGKHALRTRWSGDDVIVDALRTVVPWAAITGGAAAAATALPLTKSVGHHVSQTLTVLLIAVVTLTAARVISGLVRAVTQSRSGVAGSATIFVNITRVVVLAMGFLVMLQTLGISIAPLLTALGVGGLAVALALQDTLANLFAGIHILASKTVQPGDYIRLTSGEEGYVVDINWRQTTVRQLSNNLVIIPNGQLAGTNMTNFTRPEQQMTLLVQVGVGYDSDLEHVETVTTEVVAEVMTEITGAVPDHEPAVRFHTFGDSRIGLTVILGVGEFSDQYRIKHEFIKRLHKRYREEGIRIPAPARTVALQQGSVSIPHQRTGDDLPAGQGGPASALLDQ
- a CDS encoding crotonase/enoyl-CoA hydratase family protein — its product is MSVRIERQGYVSTVVLSRPAARNAVDGPTAAELAAAFREFEADETARVAVLWGEGGTFCAGADLKAVGGERGNRVAQDGDGPMGPTRMTLSKPVIAAVAGHAVAGGLELALWCDLRVAEEDAVFGVFCRRWGVPLIDGGTVRLPRLIGTSRAMDMILTGRPVPAREAYEMGLANRLVPPGRARAEAEELAAAIGRFPQDCLRGDRASVLDQEGLDETTAMRGELRHGMRVLAQGVEGAARFAAGAGRHGSFGEQG
- a CDS encoding lysylphosphatidylglycerol synthase transmembrane domain-containing protein, giving the protein MTAVRLPQQLPRRVPVRQVLCLVPLLLVLVVAVRQRSVLTEGFGQLATARWPWLAVAVAATCLTWVAAAVTRQGAVVERLPARRLLATQFAAGAANHLLPTGLGASAVNLRFMTVCGVPLARSSAALALYMLAEAITRLALLLVLLIAFPDALHLGSLVPDGALGPLLLAVAGALGLAVTVLLLVRRLRTAVLSFLRTALGEARSVHARPARALALWGGALAFPALQAAGLAAVGQALGLPVPPLHMAVAYLAATAAVALVPTPGGIGSVEAALVVALVAAGGPAAVATAVVLAYRIITVWLPLLPGALTLGALVRLKVI
- a CDS encoding ABC transporter ATP-binding protein gives rise to the protein MSMETTAWTQLHSVMNAQRETRPFARATLRRIAAFARPHRRRIAQFVVLSVVTALLAVATPVLAGRVVDAIVSGGDESTVVRLAVLIAVIALAEAGLGLVSRLLSATLGEGLILDLRTAVFDHVQRMPVAFFTRTRTGALVSRLNNDVIGAQRAFSNTLSGVVGNVVTLLLTLAVMLTLSWPITLLALALLPVFVLPARRMGSRMAKLQREAADLNAAMGTRMTERFSAPGATLVKLFGRPDEESAEFAARARRVRDIGVRTAMAQWAFITALTLVSALALALVYGLGGWFALRGRLEPGAVVSLALLLTRLYAPLTSLAGARVEVMSALVSFERVFEVLDLKPLIEEKADARAVPDGPASVEFDNVRFGYPAADKVSLASLEEVAALDTRGGAEVLHGVSFRAEPGQTVALVGSSGAGKSTIAQLLPRLYDADEGTVRIGGVDVRDLSAPSLRATLGMVTQDGHLFHDSVRANLLLARPSAAEDELWDVLRRARLDELVRSLPDGLDTVVGERGYRLSGGERQRMTIARLLLARQRVVILDEATAHLDNTSEAAVQEALAEALAGRTAVVIAHRLSTVRAADVILVVEAGRIVERGTHEQLLAADGRYAELHRTQFGKPVPGAAEVAEAGEAVA
- a CDS encoding transglycosylase domain-containing protein encodes the protein MSSQTGAFRGRRKPGECGVTEPEAGAGPRRRRAAPKQPWHRRVLSSFTTSADAEAGAAERPSARPADGAASAHRRGARRKAAEPTAIARVTVRLTPYARRLKPEYPRPGLDGWRRWMPSVRQWLGICLVSLGLSGTFLAVAYAATDIPDNLNTYATQQDNVYFWADGTPMARTGWVRRQAMPLKDIPEDVRWAVLAAENASFYSDPGISVSGIGRALWRTVGEGDTQGGSTITQQYVKNVYLTQNRSVTRKFTEAMIAVKLDQRMSKDQILEGYLNTSWFGRGTYGIQRASQAYYGKDVGELNASEAALLASLLKGAGLYDPTLSQANHQRAVERWKWILDRMVELGKLSPTERAKYTHFPEPTKQAQTYDTGNQSDYLVELAAQYAKKAGHISDKQFDLGGYQIYTTFDKKREEALTAAVKKARKKAQKDDKGKAETAHYGGSSVAADGRILAVYGGPDHRKQGFNESNASTVPAGSAFLPFVYAAALEHGVHKDRGSTTTPVTPDSVYNGDDGVPVTTPEGPYWDRSGKKVAAHNDGGTSWGQITLRKALAESVNTPFMQLGMDAGLATVRETAEATGMLSSSMGPQVPTLSLGTSTPSAIRMASSYATFAAGGTHTAPYSVRRVTRNGSKVDLDTPRPRRAVGADVARQVTDALTDSFRTQHPTAAPASAQVAGKAGTTDKDTAAWYVGTNRSVSTAVVVYRMDLTKSLEPLPLKGIAGTPATGVPYDIWSSAMSPLG
- a CDS encoding lipoprotein, producing MTSNAGRRRRRRAPLADRRAALTSRTGIVTMAVLLVVACIAATFLALNGTDDTKPTASSTDGGRSGDDTDKSTSEPKWDGKTKVLGDGSTSYTGPQKGQLKPERLKPGEKPPQFVVFSWDGALQGDDQLFSHYRELAKEYNAHMTFFLTGIYVLPKAKKTLYEPPMHSPGSSAISYPTDEHIRTTLTELGKAWKDGNEIGTHFNGHFCDAKGGKDWSVADWESEIKQFFSFVEKWKTNTGYTDLPALPFDAKREISGGRAPCLEGQKNLLKAMRATAKDYNWRYDASSAGDFQIWPAKKNGIWDFPLQMLPYEGGKYQGLSMDFNFLYNQSDGETEGDPVQYPQWQAETVQSYMAGFNRVYYGSRAPLFIGNHFENWNGGIYMEAVDQVIKNVCTKKGVRCVSFRELADWMDAQTPEVRAQLRTLDPAQSPDWSEVVK
- a CDS encoding amidase domain-containing protein — encoded protein: MSRRRATVLAVAVSAALLPVSAAGAATGSAATSGTADRATTDAFGRIADAVLTDRTAALLDRQQLKSTAAKIKGGVRLSSALTKTEGTALSALRGRQSRLAALGEAYTAADTRVGVDKTRIKGSRATVEVTETTVLTYKKIRGDEPRTTGFKAHHELTFVAQADGTWKLSGLRSTDKGPRAVNEPVTTAPAKVRPSAVIDAPRAATTYPAPANPKQTTGTGYDYTAMAAYAEKYWKNYNTAYRKFNGVGGDCTNFVSQSLLAGKWQPISTVTPEEYDTWYYVANGQSDSWAGVNEWSWFTQTAKRTTPLANVYQLDVGDVLQMDFDKDGSKDHTMITSYRGSNGVPYLTYHDADTYRRSLSSLIASYPTAAFYGYRT